One region of Parerythrobacter jejuensis genomic DNA includes:
- a CDS encoding TauD/TfdA dioxygenase family protein — translation MLTVEPSGQACGAMATGIDLSAPLDASAVREIRAAWLEHRVLAFPGQAMDDDALERFTLAMGGFGEDPFFDPIPGRQNIAAILREPDETSPLFAENWHSDWSFLEAPPAGTCLLSIEIPPQGGDTLFANQIAAFAALPDTRKDELRQLTAIHSARGAYALDGAYGEDDEGRSMAIRPSDKAMETCTHPLIQRHPETGEEAIFSALGYIIGIEGMEQDKAVSLLRELYAWQSDDRFVYRHQWEPGMLVLWDNRSVLHRATGGYEGYRRELHRTTIAARP, via the coding sequence ATGCTGACAGTCGAGCCGAGTGGCCAAGCCTGCGGTGCCATGGCGACGGGCATCGATTTGTCCGCTCCGCTCGATGCCAGCGCGGTTCGCGAAATCCGGGCCGCGTGGCTAGAACATCGCGTGCTGGCTTTCCCCGGTCAGGCGATGGATGATGATGCGTTAGAACGGTTTACACTGGCCATGGGCGGCTTTGGTGAAGATCCGTTCTTCGACCCTATCCCGGGGCGCCAAAACATCGCGGCGATCCTGCGCGAGCCTGACGAAACCAGTCCCCTGTTTGCGGAGAACTGGCATAGCGACTGGAGCTTTCTGGAGGCACCGCCTGCGGGCACGTGTCTGCTTTCAATCGAGATTCCGCCTCAGGGCGGCGACACTCTGTTCGCAAACCAGATCGCCGCATTCGCCGCCCTCCCCGATACTCGCAAGGACGAGCTTCGGCAGCTGACCGCGATCCACAGTGCGCGCGGGGCCTATGCTCTCGATGGCGCTTATGGCGAGGACGACGAAGGGCGCAGCATGGCAATCCGGCCCAGCGACAAGGCCATGGAAACCTGCACTCATCCCCTCATCCAACGCCATCCCGAGACGGGTGAAGAGGCCATCTTCTCCGCACTCGGCTATATCATCGGGATCGAGGGTATGGAGCAAGACAAGGCAGTCTCGTTGTTGCGCGAGCTCTATGCATGGCAATCAGACGATCGCTTCGTCTACCGCCACCAATGGGAGCCCGGTATGCTGGTGTTGTGGGATAATCGCAGCGTGCTGCATCGCGCCACGGGTGGTTACGAAGGGTATCGCCGCGAACTGCACCGCACCACTATCGCTGCCAGGCCGTAG
- the trmFO gene encoding methylenetetrahydrofolate--tRNA-(uracil(54)-C(5))-methyltransferase (FADH(2)-oxidizing) TrmFO, with protein sequence MTHQVHIIGGGLAGSEAAWQLAKRGIKVRLSEMRGSGEMTPAHQTDGLAELVCSNSFRSDDDDKNAVGLLHHEMRRLDSLVMRAGETARVPAGSAMAVDRDVFSAEVQRTLEEHPNVEVVRERIDTLPTDGLTIVSTGPLTAQSLAESIVTATGQERLAFFDAIAPIVHRDSIDMDICWIQSRWNKRTEASNEEGDYINCPMTQEQYLAFHQGLMDGEKTEFREWEKDTPYFDGCMPIEVMASRGIDTLRYGPMKPVGLDNPRDTSPEFPQGRWPYAVVQLRQDNKLGTLWNMVGFQTKLKYGAQVELFRTIPGLENAEFARLGGLHRNTFLNSPMVLDRQLRLKGAEHIRFAGQVTGCEGYVESSAVGLVAGMMAAAELAGETWQGPPRTTALGALLSHITGDAEADTYQPMNINFGLFPPLHEVKKKQRKEAYTSRGKEDMGAWLAQLEAVPA encoded by the coding sequence ATGACACATCAGGTCCATATCATCGGCGGCGGTCTCGCCGGGAGCGAGGCTGCCTGGCAGCTCGCGAAGCGCGGAATCAAGGTCCGCCTGTCGGAAATGCGCGGCAGCGGCGAGATGACCCCGGCCCACCAGACCGACGGGCTGGCGGAATTGGTATGCTCCAATTCTTTCCGCTCCGACGATGACGACAAGAACGCTGTCGGCCTGCTCCACCACGAAATGCGTCGACTGGATTCGCTCGTCATGCGGGCTGGCGAGACGGCCCGTGTTCCTGCCGGTTCGGCGATGGCCGTGGATCGCGATGTCTTCTCCGCCGAAGTCCAGCGAACGCTCGAAGAACATCCCAATGTGGAGGTCGTGCGTGAACGTATCGACACTCTGCCTACCGATGGATTGACCATCGTTTCCACTGGCCCCCTCACCGCTCAATCTCTGGCCGAGAGTATTGTTACGGCCACGGGCCAGGAACGCTTGGCGTTCTTCGATGCGATCGCGCCCATCGTGCACCGCGACAGCATCGATATGGACATATGCTGGATCCAGTCGCGCTGGAACAAACGGACCGAAGCCTCCAACGAGGAAGGCGACTATATCAACTGCCCGATGACGCAGGAGCAGTATCTCGCCTTTCATCAGGGCCTGATGGACGGTGAGAAGACCGAGTTCCGCGAATGGGAAAAGGACACACCCTATTTCGACGGCTGCATGCCGATCGAGGTCATGGCAAGTCGCGGTATCGACACGCTCCGCTATGGCCCGATGAAGCCGGTTGGCCTCGACAATCCCCGCGATACCTCGCCCGAATTCCCGCAAGGTCGCTGGCCTTACGCCGTGGTGCAGCTGCGGCAGGACAACAAGCTGGGCACCTTGTGGAATATGGTCGGCTTCCAGACGAAGCTGAAATATGGTGCGCAAGTGGAGCTATTCCGGACCATCCCGGGATTGGAAAACGCCGAATTCGCGCGCTTGGGCGGGTTGCATCGCAACACCTTCCTCAATTCGCCAATGGTGCTGGATCGCCAGCTCCGGCTTAAGGGCGCGGAGCATATCCGTTTTGCAGGGCAGGTTACCGGATGCGAGGGCTATGTAGAAAGTTCCGCTGTGGGGCTGGTTGCGGGGATGATGGCTGCGGCCGAGCTGGCTGGCGAAACATGGCAGGGGCCACCGCGCACCACCGCCCTTGGCGCGTTGCTATCCCACATTACCGGCGATGCAGAGGCCGACACTTATCAGCCGATGAATATCAATTTTGGCCTGTTCCCGCCCCTGCACGAGGTCAAGAAGAAGCAGCGGAAGGAAGCCTATACCTCGCGCGGCAAGGAAGACATGGGCGCGTGGCTGGCGCAGCTGGAAGCGGTCCCCGCCTAG
- a CDS encoding lysoplasmalogenase family protein: MPKRALIEHRPWLMAAIIAAGAYYFLSDNPIGGIWLMMLKGTGVALLAVYALRRAGGKDGNLLALALGLSACGDMLIEIEFLYGGTAFFLSHVAAIALYLRNPRGTPTGSQKAAGVALLLLTPVVSWLLSGDLQVGLYALALGGMAAAAWLSRFPRYRVGVGAVLFVISDLLIFSRMGPLDMQAIPDLLVWPIYFLGQFLIATGVVQTLRAERLATAWQR; the protein is encoded by the coding sequence ATGCCAAAACGTGCACTGATCGAACATCGCCCTTGGCTGATGGCGGCGATCATCGCTGCAGGGGCATATTACTTCCTCAGCGACAATCCCATCGGGGGCATCTGGTTGATGATGCTCAAGGGTACCGGCGTTGCCCTGCTGGCGGTCTATGCCTTGCGCCGGGCCGGAGGGAAGGACGGGAACTTGCTGGCCCTGGCTCTTGGTCTGTCCGCGTGTGGTGACATGCTGATCGAGATCGAATTTCTGTATGGCGGAACGGCTTTCTTCCTTTCTCACGTCGCAGCGATTGCCCTCTATCTGCGCAATCCCCGCGGCACGCCGACCGGAAGCCAGAAGGCAGCGGGTGTGGCACTGCTACTCCTCACGCCGGTGGTCAGCTGGCTGCTGTCGGGCGATTTGCAGGTCGGTCTCTATGCCCTTGCTCTTGGAGGTATGGCAGCGGCAGCGTGGCTGAGCCGCTTCCCGCGTTACCGGGTCGGTGTCGGCGCGGTATTGTTCGTGATTTCCGACTTGCTGATTTTCAGCCGCATGGGGCCTCTGGATATGCAGGCGATCCCCGATCTGCTGGTCTGGCCGATCTATTTCCTCGGCCAGTTCCTGATCGCGACCGGGGTTGTGCAGACTTTGCGTGCGGAGCGGCTGGCTACGGCCTGGCAGCGATAG
- a CDS encoding fatty acid desaturase family protein translates to MAQVLDPARLRQAARQLRWRDLASMRPRDGLVECLHPLPWLSASLAFFALDLWPLGLLCEFMFFLTALRLNHEAIHHNLGFSPQGHRMVLHGLSLMMLGSNHSVAFNHMRHHAHINTERDLEGKAGKMSLIRVLAYGPLFPIECHLAALREGGPVWRRKVGIDLLLNMVLPAVAIVWSVDAIAWHFGTMLVAQCFTALFAVWITHRGCQDSALVARSQRNRLVNAVSYNMFFHLEHHLFPAVPVRRLPELARRLDRVLPELKQHLKPVVGR, encoded by the coding sequence ATGGCCCAAGTGCTTGATCCCGCCCGCCTGCGTCAGGCTGCCAGACAGCTCCGCTGGCGCGACCTGGCCTCTATGCGCCCACGCGACGGGTTGGTGGAGTGCCTGCACCCGCTTCCCTGGCTGTCTGCCTCGTTGGCCTTCTTCGCCCTCGACTTGTGGCCACTGGGTCTGTTGTGCGAATTCATGTTCTTCCTCACCGCGCTGCGGCTGAACCATGAAGCGATTCATCACAATCTCGGCTTCAGCCCGCAAGGCCACAGGATGGTCTTGCATGGTTTGAGCCTCATGATGCTCGGCAGCAATCATAGCGTCGCTTTTAATCACATGCGCCATCACGCCCATATCAACACCGAGCGCGATCTGGAGGGCAAGGCCGGCAAAATGAGCCTGATCCGGGTCCTCGCTTATGGGCCGCTCTTCCCAATCGAGTGCCACCTGGCTGCATTGCGAGAAGGCGGCCCGGTGTGGCGTCGCAAGGTGGGCATCGACTTGCTTCTCAACATGGTCTTGCCGGCGGTCGCGATAGTGTGGAGCGTGGACGCGATCGCGTGGCACTTCGGCACGATGCTGGTGGCGCAATGCTTTACCGCCCTGTTCGCGGTGTGGATCACCCATCGCGGCTGCCAAGACAGTGCTCTGGTTGCGCGGTCACAACGGAACCGGCTGGTCAATGCTGTCAGCTACAACATGTTTTTTCATCTGGAGCATCACCTGTTCCCGGCTGTGCCTGTCCGTCGCCTGCCGGAACTCGCACGTCGGCTGGACCGGGTCCTGCCGGAATTGAAGCAACATCTGAAGCCTGTGGTCGGTCGCTAG